The genomic segment GTAAGAAATGCTAATGCTGTAAGACATGAAGTGGTAGAAGTACCTTCTTCAAACGTAAAGAAGGAAATTGCAAATATATTATTACAAGAGGGTTATATAAAAGAAATAAATGAATATAACGATGGAGTTGTTCCAATGTTAAGATTATCTCTTAAGTATGGAGCTAATAAAGAAAGAGTTATAACTGGTATTAAGAGAATTTCTAAACCAGGATTAAGAGTTTATTGCAAGAAAGACGAGGTACCAAAAGTTCTTAATGGATTAGGTATCGCTGTTGTTTCGACTTCAAATGGAATAATGGTAGATAGAGAAGCTAGAAAGAACGGATTAGGTGGAGAAGTAATCTGCTACGTTTGGTAATATCTCAGATAAATTAAACTAGATAAAATTGTAAAATGCAATTTTAAAATAATACAGGAGGTGCAATTATGTCAAGAGTAGGTAGATTACCAATAGCTATTCCTGCTGATGTAA from the Clostridium beijerinckii genome contains:
- the rpsH gene encoding 30S ribosomal protein S8 produces the protein MVMTDPIADLLTRVRNANAVRHEVVEVPSSNVKKEIANILLQEGYIKEINEYNDGVVPMLRLSLKYGANKERVITGIKRISKPGLRVYCKKDEVPKVLNGLGIAVVSTSNGIMVDREARKNGLGGEVICYVW